A single genomic interval of Nocardioides nitrophenolicus harbors:
- a CDS encoding GNAT family N-acetyltransferase, translating into MTTTWLPASWVHPTRVPVTDGHHLRPMGPADVDLDLPAVRASRERLWTTYGQAWGWPPVDLSREADLDDLAHHAAEIEAHESFLYGLFDAEETVLLGCVYVDPPAKVGADAEISWWVVESALGSEVEAALDAFVPRWIATNWPLARPRYVGRDLTWAQWLALPDLLEENR; encoded by the coding sequence ATGACCACCACCTGGCTGCCCGCGTCCTGGGTGCACCCGACCCGGGTCCCGGTGACGGACGGACACCACCTGCGCCCGATGGGCCCCGCCGACGTCGACCTCGACCTGCCGGCGGTGCGCGCCTCCCGTGAGCGGCTGTGGACGACCTACGGCCAGGCGTGGGGCTGGCCGCCGGTCGACCTGAGTCGTGAGGCCGACCTCGACGACCTGGCCCATCACGCGGCCGAGATCGAGGCCCACGAGTCCTTCCTCTACGGGCTCTTCGACGCCGAGGAGACCGTCCTCCTCGGCTGTGTGTACGTCGACCCGCCGGCCAAGGTGGGCGCGGACGCGGAGATCTCGTGGTGGGTGGTGGAGAGCGCCCTCGGCAGCGAGGTCGAGGCGGCGCTGGACGCCTTCGTCCCGCGGTGGATCGCGACCAACTGGCCGCTGGCCCGTCCCCGGTACGTCGGACGCGACCTGACCTGGGCGCAGTGGCTCGCCCTGCCCGACCTTCTCGAGGAGAACCGATGA
- a CDS encoding MazG nucleotide pyrophosphohydrolase domain-containing protein → MPDEAEGAVAEFVAVMRRLRAECPWKQEQTHRSLVRYLLEETYETVDAIDEAEASGDFAHLAEELGDLLLQVVFHAVIAEERGDFDLDAVARGITEKMRRRNPHVFGADDTGELTAAQVDERWQRIKAAERAAPAELPAALPALLYADKLLARRERAGLPLDLDAGSADLGERLLALVAEARAEGVDPEQALRDAARRRR, encoded by the coding sequence GTGCCCGACGAGGCGGAGGGGGCGGTCGCCGAGTTCGTCGCCGTGATGCGACGGCTGCGGGCGGAGTGCCCGTGGAAGCAGGAGCAGACCCACCGCTCGCTGGTGCGCTACCTGCTCGAGGAGACCTACGAGACGGTCGACGCCATCGACGAGGCGGAGGCGAGCGGCGACTTCGCGCACCTCGCCGAGGAGCTCGGCGACCTGCTGCTGCAGGTCGTCTTCCATGCCGTGATCGCCGAGGAGCGCGGCGACTTCGACCTCGACGCCGTCGCCCGCGGCATCACCGAGAAGATGCGCCGCCGCAACCCCCACGTGTTCGGCGCCGACGACACCGGCGAGCTCACTGCTGCCCAGGTCGACGAGCGGTGGCAACGGATCAAGGCGGCCGAGCGCGCCGCCCCGGCCGAGCTGCCCGCCGCCCTCCCCGCCCTGCTGTACGCCGACAAACTGCTCGCCCGGCGCGAGCGGGCCGGGCTCCCGCTGGACCTGGACGCCGGCTCCGCGGATCTCGGCGAGCGGCTGCTCGCGCTCGTCGCCGAGGCGCGAGCCGAGGGAGTCGACCCCGAGCAGGCGCTGCGGGACGCCGCCCGGCGCCGGCGCTGA